Part of the Longimicrobium sp. genome is shown below.
TGATGCACACCACCTGAGCCGATCCCCGCAACCACGCCGTTCGGCCCTGTTTCAGCGCAAAAAAGCGGCTCCCCGTCCTTTTGGAGGGGAGCCGAAGCCGGCCCGAAGGGGTCAGCGCGCCGCCTGTTTGATGGCGCGCAGGTGGCGCGGCCAGACGTGAACGGCGTAGCGCAGGAAGTTGGCGCGCTCCTCTGGAAGCTCGGCCAGGAAGGCCCACGCGGGCATGGCGCCCTTGCGGGTGTTGCAAGGCTTGCAGGCGGTCACCAGGTTCCCCTCGGAGTTGTCGCCGCCGCGCATCCGGGGCTGCACGTGGTCCAGCGACAGCTCCTCGGCGGGGAAGACGCCGCCGCAGTACACGCAGCGGTACCCGTCGCGCGCAAAGATCCGCTCGCGCAGCGACTCCATCGCAAAGGTCACTCGCGGTGCACCGTGAAGCCGCGGTCCGTCAGCATCTGGATGAGGTCCTGGGCGTGCGTGCGGCCGCGCATCTCCAGCGTCAGACCCACCTCCGCCTCCGTGAGCCAGAGCCCGCCCGTGCCGCGACGATGGTCCAGGCTCACGACGTTCGCGCCACTTTCCGCGAGCGCGGCGGTGAGAGCGGCGAGCGCGCCCGGACGGTCGCGGAGGCGCACCACCAGGTGGGCCAGGCGGCCGTCCTGGATCAGCCCGCGCTCGATGATGCGCGACATCAGCGACACGTCGATGTTGCCGCCGCTCAGCACCA
Proteins encoded:
- a CDS encoding HNH endonuclease yields the protein MTFAMESLRERIFARDGYRCVYCGGVFPAEELSLDHVQPRMRGGDNSEGNLVTACKPCNTRKGAMPAWAFLAELPEERANFLRYAVHVWPRHLRAIKQAAR